Proteins found in one Methylophaga thalassica genomic segment:
- a CDS encoding PilZ domain-containing protein — MIEELRRFIRHPSSVPIQVKLGEQHQQRSLKDVSKGGLCFCSAEPIAVGTLVEINILACKPGFTAKGIISWCKPEGNQYLVGVNFQSKAMTYALRMVEQICYIEDYRKRISANTGRQLTSDEAALEWIQKYAADFPRLNE; from the coding sequence ATGATAGAAGAACTGAGACGGTTTATACGCCACCCAAGTAGCGTGCCTATCCAGGTTAAGCTAGGTGAGCAGCATCAACAACGTTCGCTCAAGGATGTGAGTAAAGGTGGCCTGTGTTTTTGTTCAGCTGAGCCTATAGCTGTCGGCACGCTGGTTGAGATCAATATACTGGCCTGTAAGCCGGGATTTACGGCAAAAGGTATTATCAGTTGGTGTAAACCTGAAGGAAATCAGTACCTGGTAGGAGTTAACTTTCAGAGTAAAGCTATGACTTATGCACTCAGAATGGTTGAGCAGATTTGTTATATAGAAGATTACAGAAAACGTATTAGTGCTAACACCGGGCGTCAGTTAACCAGTGATGAAGCGGCGTTAGAATGGATTCAGAAATATGCGGCAGACTTCCCGAGATTAAACGAGTAA
- a CDS encoding OadG family protein: MTNSNLMTEGLNLMLIGMGFVFIFLTLLVFVTSIMSRIITSYEKNVGVLPEEGISSPTAVISPAMNQSQHANDDKNLITVLSAAVHKFRSRHK; this comes from the coding sequence ATGACTAATTCGAACTTAATGACTGAAGGTCTGAACTTGATGCTTATCGGCATGGGGTTCGTATTTATATTTTTGACATTACTGGTGTTTGTCACATCCATCATGTCACGCATTATCACCAGCTACGAAAAAAATGTAGGTGTCTTACCTGAAGAAGGCATTTCTTCACCTACCGCTGTCATCAGCCCGGCCATGAATCAGTCTCAACATGCTAATGATGATAAAAACTTAATTACTGTGCTCTCTGCTGCAGTGCACAAATTTCGTTCCCGCCATAAATAA
- a CDS encoding gamma-glutamylcyclotransferase family protein, with protein sequence MTEQNTYLFVYGTLMKDTNHSMARLLTKYSEFICRASMQGQLYLIDYYPGAILSESKDDIVYGELYKLSNASWVLSQLDDYEECSSSFPEPHEYQRQLITIQPHAADVSLSLAWAYLYQYPLSNKPRIKNGQFEVRYADTK encoded by the coding sequence ATGACTGAACAAAATACCTATTTATTTGTGTACGGCACATTGATGAAAGACACCAATCATTCAATGGCGCGGTTACTTACCAAATATAGCGAGTTTATTTGTCGTGCCTCAATGCAGGGCCAACTCTACCTTATTGACTACTATCCGGGAGCCATTCTCTCTGAGAGCAAAGACGACATCGTCTATGGCGAACTCTATAAACTATCCAATGCCAGTTGGGTGCTCAGTCAACTGGATGATTATGAAGAATGTTCCTCATCTTTCCCTGAACCACATGAATACCAACGTCAGTTAATCACTATCCAACCACACGCTGCCGATGTCAGTCTATCGCTTGCCTGGGCCTATCTTTATCAATATCCCTTAAGCAATAAGCCCCGTATTAAAAACGGCCAGTTCGAAGTGAGATATGCGGACACGAAATAA
- a CDS encoding ribonuclease J, with translation MTPDESDFWFLPLGGTGEIGMNLNLYGHDGRWLMVDCGVTFEAKADIDGEPIEGARAEIQMADPQFIVDRREQLDGLIITHAHEDHIGAVPYLWERFRCPIYTTAYTAEILRRKLAEAGLIKKVKVHIVEAHASRQIGVFNVQWIQLTHSIPDPFALLITTPVGKVFHTADWKLDSGPVVGEAYREEDYSRLGELGIDVMVCDSTNANVPGWSTSEASLYKGLKHHVEQAKGRVVITCFGSNIARLRTVADIAKETGRHLGLLGRSLLNTHAAAKRVGLWNGIDTFVDPHHLGFLPRDTVLLVATGSQGEPRTALNRLSQNSFRDIELEAGDTVIFSSKVIPGNELPIEALIERLKAMNVDVITVDNSRLEIHASGHPAMEELKAMYRWVKPACAIPVHGEFQHLRANARLAKSVGVPEQLEGKNGDLYYIAPVKGIRRDAVKTGRLGLVQDKLKKLF, from the coding sequence ATGACACCTGATGAGTCTGATTTCTGGTTTTTACCTTTGGGAGGAACCGGAGAAATAGGGATGAATCTCAATCTGTATGGCCATGATGGTCGATGGCTGATGGTTGATTGCGGGGTGACCTTCGAAGCCAAAGCCGATATTGATGGTGAACCGATAGAAGGGGCTCGAGCAGAAATACAAATGGCTGATCCACAATTTATTGTGGATCGCCGAGAGCAATTAGACGGCCTTATTATCACCCATGCCCACGAAGATCATATCGGGGCTGTACCGTATTTATGGGAACGATTCCGTTGTCCTATTTACACAACGGCTTATACGGCTGAAATTTTACGCCGAAAACTGGCTGAGGCCGGATTAATAAAAAAAGTGAAAGTCCATATTGTTGAAGCGCATGCTTCAAGACAAATAGGCGTATTCAATGTGCAGTGGATTCAGCTGACACACTCTATTCCCGATCCCTTTGCTTTATTGATTACAACCCCTGTTGGCAAAGTGTTTCATACCGCTGACTGGAAGCTGGATTCAGGCCCTGTGGTCGGTGAGGCGTATAGGGAAGAAGATTATTCCCGGTTGGGAGAACTGGGGATTGATGTGATGGTTTGTGATTCGACCAATGCTAATGTGCCTGGCTGGTCAACTTCTGAGGCGTCTTTATACAAAGGCTTAAAACACCATGTAGAGCAGGCTAAAGGACGGGTTGTTATAACCTGTTTTGGCAGTAATATTGCCCGATTACGAACGGTGGCGGATATTGCTAAAGAAACAGGACGTCATTTAGGTCTGTTGGGACGCTCGTTATTAAATACCCATGCGGCGGCAAAACGAGTCGGTTTGTGGAATGGCATTGATACCTTTGTTGATCCTCATCATTTAGGTTTTCTGCCGCGAGATACGGTTTTATTAGTCGCTACAGGCAGCCAGGGCGAACCACGAACAGCACTGAACCGGCTGAGCCAGAACAGTTTTCGTGATATTGAGCTGGAAGCCGGTGATACCGTTATTTTCAGTTCTAAAGTCATTCCTGGAAATGAACTCCCGATTGAGGCATTAATTGAACGGCTAAAGGCAATGAATGTGGACGTGATTACCGTAGATAACAGTCGACTTGAAATTCATGCTTCAGGTCATCCGGCTATGGAAGAACTGAAGGCCATGTATCGTTGGGTTAAGCCAGCTTGTGCTATTCCTGTACACGGTGAGTTTCAACATCTCAGAGCGAATGCCCGACTGGCAAAATCAGTCGGGGTTCCTGAGCAACTCGAAGGCAAAAATGGTGACTTATATTACATAGCGCCTGTAAAAGGCATCCGGCGTGATGCAGTAAAAACAGGGCGATTGGGTCTTGTTCAGGATAAATTGAAAAAATTGTTTTAA